Sequence from the Exiguobacterium aurantiacum genome:
CCAACATGAGTAACCCGATTCCAATCCATAATAGGCTGCTCAGCATGAAATACATCCATCGATTGGCGATGGTCCGGCGAAATCCGACGGCCTGAATCAATCGGATGATGCCGCCGAACAAAAATAGAGCGCCGATAAAGATCGGAAGCAGGCTCGCTAACGTTTCGGCGAAGAAAAAGACGATCAAAGCGATCAAGATATAGATGATTCCCAAAAAGAAACCGGCTGGGAGGCCGTCCCGTTTATGCCGCAACCCTTGAACGATGGCGACGAGACCGATGATAGCAAAATAAGCCGCGACCAAATAGACGATCGCATCAAAAAAGACGCGTGGATACAAGACGATGAGTAAGCCGATGATGACATAAAGCGCCGCTTGAATAAACGTCGACCGTTCCAGCCGTTTGATGAGCGTCTCCATGTGAAAGACTCCTTTCTGATTTAACGAATTCAACCACTTCTTTCTTTATTCCCGTATTCTGTCTCCATCCATCCAACGCGACAAAAAAGGCTGTGGATTGTTTATCCACAGCCTCAACGTTTATTTACGTTTTTTCTTTTTTGTCTTCTTCTCTTCTTCGGCGAGCGCGGCACGTTCTGCTTCTTTCGCCGCGATCTTCGCTTCAGCTTGGACTTTCATCTTCTCACGCATCGGGAGCATGATTGCCATCGTCACGATGATTGAGATGATGTAACCGACGACCCAGTACATTGAGAGGGCGGCTGGAAGCGTGATCGACATGACGAAGATCATCACTGGGAAGATATAGAGCATCATTTTCAATTGCGGGTTCTGTTCTTGGCCCGCCATCGAGATCTTTTGCTGTGCATACGTCAAGATTGCCGCGAGAATCGGCAAAATGAACGTTGGATCCGGCGCCCCGAGGTCGAACCAGAGGAACTGTGCTTCAAAGATTTCAGGTGTCCGACGAATCGCATCATAGAACGCGAACAAGATCGGCATTTGAATCAAGATTGGCAAGCAGCCCGCGAGCGGGTTGATTTGGTACTCTTGATACATTTTCATCATTTCTTCTTGCAGTTTGCGTTGCGTCTCTTGGTCTTTCGAGCTGTACTTCTCACGG
This genomic interval carries:
- a CDS encoding HdeD family acid-resistance protein, whose amino-acid sequence is METLIKRLERSTFIQAALYVIIGLLIVLYPRVFFDAIVYLVAAYFAIIGLVAIVQGLRHKRDGLPAGFFLGIIYILIALIVFFFAETLASLLPIFIGALFLFGGIIRLIQAVGFRRTIANRWMYFMLSSLLWIGIGLLMLANPFDSLLVLFQLFGGFLIAVGVVEWVLYFTLRSSRRQQG
- the yidC gene encoding membrane protein insertase YidC, which translates into the protein MSKKLKLGLLAVMTGVIMLMAGCVDPSTIQGEPITAETEGFWSKYFVWPLAWLLKEAAYLIGGTWQYGYSIIVATIIVRLLILPLMIKQTKSMGAMQVLQPEMLKLREKYSSKDQETQRKLQEEMMKMYQEYQINPLAGCLPILIQMPILFAFYDAIRRTPEIFEAQFLWFDLGAPDPTFILPILAAILTYAQQKISMAGQEQNPQLKMMLYIFPVMIFVMSITLPAALSMYWVVGYIISIIVTMAIMLPMREKMKVQAEAKIAAKEAERAALAEEEKKTKKKKRK